In one Dermacentor albipictus isolate Rhodes 1998 colony chromosome 4, USDA_Dalb.pri_finalv2, whole genome shotgun sequence genomic region, the following are encoded:
- the LOC135900018 gene encoding uncharacterized protein isoform X1, producing the protein MLLAYSCLASGDTDYVTKGRFNFKLLGGSNLTLLTIIFVVLVAAIALLAKITLPKGASVRETTQDDGETLNDQYFRVRVRKDTGAAQPETIPDAPDSTTAEEMTTSSAKAVSTKSLTGADAASTAKAAQKKQSEIYASETTNGTTRTAPVTKSSPSKSPLMTTLKEAGHATGTMTGPRTRSSTVTTAAQDKASDTETALAKGVLLCAAGDFAVEEDMFPTDGLCDLLFYTHVRFLENDFQGRYNVKSWKTFRRLAPASRKTGFGMSFSYREADDVRKALNATGRQRLLQLYKEKIQHHGILRATCDPRTLKSDLAGKLKLITELKKFQDELSTSLTAGVGKSELALGIQFTNYQDEAEVAHHPSAMLEMTRRLPITILVVRTHIDRRVGSAPVVGTLVDKFEGSRGKSMNVPTLTSAISSLKAANITGYVKVLLSFTMIVGHFHLNQSFSRPSRPSSTWEAMSWTMDGFQKTCKNNATFDVVGEGTLRYEGIKGTEVFCFEDSFTITEKARLANMDYKLMRSWAVFDAEFEDYKNICGKGSFQRISELKQFLEKFS; encoded by the exons GCTCCTCGGCGGAAGCAACCTGACTTTGCTGACCATCATTTTCGTTGTCCTGGTCGCGGCCATCGCCCTGCTTGCAAAGATAACTTTGCCAAAGGGAGCGTCAGTACGGGAGACCACCC AAGACGATGGTGAAACTCTGAACGACCAGTATTTCAGAGTGAGAGTTCGCAAAGACACGGGTGCTGCCCAGCCTGAAACCATCCCCG ATGCTCCCGACTCTACTACTGCCGAGGAAATGACGACAAGCTCTGCAAAAGCAGTGTCAACTAAATCGCTGACAGGAGCGGATGCAGCGAGCACTGCGAAAGCTGCACAGAAAAAGCAGAGTGAAATTTACGCTTCGGAGACAACCAACGGAACTACAAGAACTGCGCCAGTCACCAAAAGCAGTCCATCAAAGTCTCCGTTAATGACGACTTTGAAGGAAGCGGGCCATGCAACGGGAACGATGACTGGGCCAAGGACTCGGAGCAGCACTGTCACTACAGCCGCTCAGGACAAAGCAAGTGACACGGAGACGGCACTGGCAAAGG GCGTACTCCTGTGCGCAGCGGGCGACTTTGCCGTAGAAGAGGACATGTTTCCTACAGACGGACTGTGCGACCTGCTGTTTTACACACACGTTCGGTTTCTGGAAAATGACTTCCAAGGCCGGTACAACGTGAAGAGCTGGAAGACCTTCAGGCGCTTGGCACCGGCCTCCCGTAAGACCGGCTTCGGCATGTCGTTCAGCTACCG GGAGGCCGACGACGTGAGAAAAGCTCTGAATGCCACCGGCAGACAAAGGCTTCTGCAATTATACAAGGAAAAAATACAACACCATGGCATCCTGAGAGCAACTTGTGACCCCAGAACGCTTAAATCGGACTTAGCTGGCAAGCTAAAGCTAATAACC GAGCTCAAGAAATTTCAGGACGAGTTAAGCACCTCGCTGACAGCCGGCGTTGGCAAGTCCGAGCTCGCGCTGGGTATCCAGTTTACAAACTACCAGGACGAAGCTGAGGTTGCGCATCATCCGTCGGCAATGCTGGAGATGACA AGGCGACTTCCCATCACAATATTAGTTGTGCGAACACACATTGACCGTCGGGTAGGAAGTGCTCCCGTGGTTGGTACCTTGGTCGACAAGTTTGAAGGTTCACGTGGCAAGTCCATGAACGTTCCTACATTG ACCAGTGCCATCTCAAGCCTGAAGGCTGCCAATATTACGGGCTACGTGAAAGTGCTGTTGTCTTTCACGATGATTGTTGGACACTTCCACCTGAACCAAAGCTTCAGTCGGCCCTCTCGGCCTTCCAGCACCTGGGAAGCCATGTCGTGGACCATGGATGGTTTTCAGAAG ACATGTAAGAACAACGCGACTTTTGACGTCGTTGGAGAGGGTACTCTGCGATACGAGGGAATAAAGGGCACGGAAGTCTTCTGTTTTGAAGACAGCTTTACCATCACGGAGAAG GCGAGACTAGCGAACATGGACTACAAGCTAATGCGAAGCTGGGCCGTCTTCGACGCGGAGTTTGAAGACTACAAGAACATCTGCGGCAAAGGATCTTTTCAGAGAATCTCCGAACTGAAACAATTTCTTGAAAAATTTTCTTAG
- the LOC135900018 gene encoding uncharacterized protein isoform X2, which yields MTTSSAKAVSTKSLTGADAASTAKAAQKKQSEIYASETTNGTTRTAPVTKSSPSKSPLMTTLKEAGHATGTMTGPRTRSSTVTTAAQDKASDTETALAKGVLLCAAGDFAVEEDMFPTDGLCDLLFYTHVRFLENDFQGRYNVKSWKTFRRLAPASRKTGFGMSFSYREADDVRKALNATGRQRLLQLYKEKIQHHGILRATCDPRTLKSDLAGKLKLITELKKFQDELSTSLTAGVGKSELALGIQFTNYQDEAEVAHHPSAMLEMTRRLPITILVVRTHIDRRVGSAPVVGTLVDKFEGSRGKSMNVPTLTSAISSLKAANITGYVKVLLSFTMIVGHFHLNQSFSRPSRPSSTWEAMSWTMDGFQKTCKNNATFDVVGEGTLRYEGIKGTEVFCFEDSFTITEKARLANMDYKLMRSWAVFDAEFEDYKNICGKGSFQRISELKQFLEKFS from the exons ATGACGACAAGCTCTGCAAAAGCAGTGTCAACTAAATCGCTGACAGGAGCGGATGCAGCGAGCACTGCGAAAGCTGCACAGAAAAAGCAGAGTGAAATTTACGCTTCGGAGACAACCAACGGAACTACAAGAACTGCGCCAGTCACCAAAAGCAGTCCATCAAAGTCTCCGTTAATGACGACTTTGAAGGAAGCGGGCCATGCAACGGGAACGATGACTGGGCCAAGGACTCGGAGCAGCACTGTCACTACAGCCGCTCAGGACAAAGCAAGTGACACGGAGACGGCACTGGCAAAGG GCGTACTCCTGTGCGCAGCGGGCGACTTTGCCGTAGAAGAGGACATGTTTCCTACAGACGGACTGTGCGACCTGCTGTTTTACACACACGTTCGGTTTCTGGAAAATGACTTCCAAGGCCGGTACAACGTGAAGAGCTGGAAGACCTTCAGGCGCTTGGCACCGGCCTCCCGTAAGACCGGCTTCGGCATGTCGTTCAGCTACCG GGAGGCCGACGACGTGAGAAAAGCTCTGAATGCCACCGGCAGACAAAGGCTTCTGCAATTATACAAGGAAAAAATACAACACCATGGCATCCTGAGAGCAACTTGTGACCCCAGAACGCTTAAATCGGACTTAGCTGGCAAGCTAAAGCTAATAACC GAGCTCAAGAAATTTCAGGACGAGTTAAGCACCTCGCTGACAGCCGGCGTTGGCAAGTCCGAGCTCGCGCTGGGTATCCAGTTTACAAACTACCAGGACGAAGCTGAGGTTGCGCATCATCCGTCGGCAATGCTGGAGATGACA AGGCGACTTCCCATCACAATATTAGTTGTGCGAACACACATTGACCGTCGGGTAGGAAGTGCTCCCGTGGTTGGTACCTTGGTCGACAAGTTTGAAGGTTCACGTGGCAAGTCCATGAACGTTCCTACATTG ACCAGTGCCATCTCAAGCCTGAAGGCTGCCAATATTACGGGCTACGTGAAAGTGCTGTTGTCTTTCACGATGATTGTTGGACACTTCCACCTGAACCAAAGCTTCAGTCGGCCCTCTCGGCCTTCCAGCACCTGGGAAGCCATGTCGTGGACCATGGATGGTTTTCAGAAG ACATGTAAGAACAACGCGACTTTTGACGTCGTTGGAGAGGGTACTCTGCGATACGAGGGAATAAAGGGCACGGAAGTCTTCTGTTTTGAAGACAGCTTTACCATCACGGAGAAG GCGAGACTAGCGAACATGGACTACAAGCTAATGCGAAGCTGGGCCGTCTTCGACGCGGAGTTTGAAGACTACAAGAACATCTGCGGCAAAGGATCTTTTCAGAGAATCTCCGAACTGAAACAATTTCTTGAAAAATTTTCTTAG